A single Pseudomonas sp. HN11 DNA region contains:
- the hflK gene encoding protease modulator HflK — protein sequence MQVDLEADGASVEGLPRFQQGLFHARRLRRAGISLTVLAVAGWVLALFVALFAPLSIWPVVLINCASALLLLVAGLQSAWWVADWRAQALEEPSVDVPVEDASRYARLAQRFGQQIGAPVLWLGGWSLLALVSLVEFWNLALPAATVGQSASIGAALGLGLAFGLLVFERCLAQETAAQWPEASQLAQLSRVAIICLVVSAVCLLFAGANSVWPLRVAVLIGLLPALVSLEFLSRAVLSLFSPRQPRLEPRLMAQSFIAGLLRWPPQPLLALQHELHNRFGIDLRQIWAFTYMRRAFLPVLLVVLAVGWALTGVHEVPLQGRGIYERFGKPVQVFGPGLHAGLPWPLGRVISVENGVVHELATSVSEAATPELAPAEGPAPLIANRLWDASHVNDKSQVIASSSGDKQSFQIVNMDVRFVYRIGLTDQAALAATYNSADVPTLIRSIASRILVHDFASRTLDELLGEQRTSLAEEIGRAVQADLQKLDSGVEILATVVEAIHPPAGAANAYHGVQAAQIGAQALISRERGAASEHTNQALLQASTVRDQATATAREVNAGAQAANLRFAAEQKAYATAGQAFVLEQYLGQLSQGLAHAKLLILDHRLGADGAPTIDLRSFTLPADPSVPRKAVQ from the coding sequence ATGCAAGTGGATCTGGAAGCTGACGGCGCTTCGGTGGAAGGCCTTCCGCGGTTTCAACAAGGGCTGTTCCATGCCCGTCGATTGCGCCGGGCCGGTATCAGCCTGACGGTGTTGGCCGTTGCCGGCTGGGTGCTGGCGCTGTTTGTCGCGTTGTTTGCGCCGTTGTCGATCTGGCCGGTGGTGTTGATCAACTGTGCGTCGGCATTGTTGCTGCTGGTGGCGGGTTTGCAATCGGCGTGGTGGGTGGCGGATTGGCGTGCCCAGGCGTTGGAAGAACCGTCGGTTGATGTGCCGGTTGAAGACGCAAGCCGGTATGCGCGCCTTGCGCAGCGTTTTGGCCAACAGATCGGCGCGCCGGTATTGTGGCTCGGCGGCTGGTCGTTGCTGGCGCTGGTCAGCCTTGTCGAGTTCTGGAACCTGGCCTTGCCCGCCGCAACGGTCGGTCAATCGGCAAGCATCGGTGCTGCGCTGGGGTTGGGATTGGCGTTCGGGTTGCTGGTGTTTGAACGCTGTCTTGCACAGGAGACCGCAGCGCAATGGCCCGAAGCCTCGCAACTGGCGCAGTTGAGCCGGGTGGCGATTATTTGCCTGGTGGTCAGTGCGGTGTGTCTGCTGTTTGCCGGTGCAAACTCAGTCTGGCCCCTGAGGGTGGCCGTATTGATCGGCTTGCTGCCGGCACTCGTCTCGCTGGAGTTTCTATCAAGAGCGGTGCTGTCCCTGTTCAGCCCACGCCAGCCACGCCTGGAACCCCGCCTGATGGCGCAAAGCTTTATCGCCGGGCTGTTGCGCTGGCCGCCGCAACCCTTGCTCGCGTTGCAACATGAATTGCACAACCGCTTTGGCATCGACCTGCGTCAGATCTGGGCGTTTACCTACATGCGCCGGGCGTTCCTTCCCGTGTTGTTGGTGGTATTGGCGGTAGGCTGGGCGCTCACCGGCGTGCACGAAGTGCCCCTGCAAGGCCGTGGGATCTATGAACGTTTCGGCAAGCCGGTGCAGGTCTTCGGCCCTGGCTTGCATGCGGGGTTGCCGTGGCCATTGGGCCGCGTGATCAGCGTGGAAAACGGTGTGGTGCATGAATTGGCTACCAGCGTCAGCGAAGCCGCCACGCCGGAACTGGCCCCTGCCGAAGGCCCGGCGCCGTTGATTGCCAATCGCTTGTGGGACGCCAGCCATGTGAATGACAAGTCCCAGGTGATCGCCAGCAGCAGCGGCGACAAACAGAGCTTCCAGATCGTCAATATGGATGTGCGGTTCGTCTACCGCATCGGCCTCACCGACCAGGCCGCGCTCGCCGCCACCTATAACAGCGCGGACGTACCGACCCTGATCCGCAGCATCGCCAGCCGCATCCTCGTGCATGATTTTGCCTCGCGCACCCTCGACGAATTGCTCGGCGAACAACGCACCAGCCTGGCCGAGGAAATTGGCCGCGCTGTGCAGGCCGACCTGCAAAAACTCGACAGCGGCGTAGAAATTCTCGCCACGGTGGTGGAGGCGATCCACCCACCGGCCGGAGCCGCCAACGCTTATCACGGTGTGCAGGCTGCACAGATCGGCGCCCAGGCCCTGATCTCCCGTGAGCGCGGCGCGGCCAGCGAACACACCAACCAAGCGTTGCTGCAAGCCAGCACCGTCCGCGACCAGGCCACCGCCACTGCCCGCGAAGTGAACGCGGGCGCGCAAGCGGCCAATCTGCGCTTCGCCGCCGAACAAAAGGCCTACGCCACGGCCGGCCAGGCGTTTGTGCTGGAACAGTATCTCGGTCAACTCAGCCAGGGCCTGGCCCATGCCAAGCTGCTGATTCTGGATCATCGCCTCGGTGCCGACGGCGCGCCGACGATCGATCTGCGTTCTTTTACCTTGCCGGCCGATCCCTCGGTGCCGCGTAAAGCCGTTCAATAA
- a CDS encoding CDP-alcohol phosphatidyltransferase family protein, with translation MISIYQLKPRFQNLLRPLVQRLYDNGTTANQITVLAGVISLLVGLLIASFAQYLWLFALIPLWMILRMALNAIDGMLAREFGQQSRLGAYLNELCDVIADSALILPFALIPGVSLAPVLLVALLAVFSEYAGVLGPMVGASRRYDGPMGKSDRAFVLGVLATGVALGWLGAGWIDAVMWLVAALLAYTLVNRVRQGLKEQKETSPIA, from the coding sequence ATGATTTCGATCTATCAGCTCAAACCGCGCTTTCAAAATCTGCTGCGCCCTCTCGTGCAACGTCTCTATGACAATGGCACCACCGCCAACCAAATCACCGTGCTGGCCGGTGTGATTTCCTTGCTGGTCGGCCTGCTGATCGCCAGTTTCGCCCAATATCTATGGCTGTTTGCGTTGATCCCGCTGTGGATGATCCTGCGCATGGCCCTCAACGCCATCGATGGCATGCTCGCCCGTGAATTCGGCCAGCAGTCGCGCCTGGGCGCCTACCTGAATGAACTGTGTGATGTGATCGCCGACAGCGCGCTGATCCTGCCGTTTGCGTTGATCCCCGGCGTGAGCCTGGCGCCGGTGCTGCTGGTGGCGTTGTTGGCGGTGTTCAGCGAATACGCCGGCGTGCTGGGGCCGATGGTGGGAGCATCGCGGCGCTATGACGGGCCGATGGGCAAAAGTGATCGCGCCTTCGTACTCGGCGTGCTGGCCACCGGCGTGGCGCTGGGCTGGCTGGGCGCGGGCTGGATCGACGCGGTGATGTGGCTGGTGGCGGCCCTGCTCGCCTACACCTTGGTCAATCGGGTGCGCCAGGGCCTCAAAGAACAAAAAGAAACCTCACCGATTGCATAA